In the Klebsiella aerogenes KCTC 2190 genome, one interval contains:
- the rplM gene encoding 50S ribosomal protein L13, with the protein MKTFTAKPETVKRDWYVVDATGKTLGRLATELARRLRGKHKAEYTPHVDTGDYIIVLNAEKVAVTGNKREDKMYYHHTGHIGGIKEATFEEMIARRPERVIEIAVKGMLPKGPLGRAMYRKLKVYAGNEHNHAAQQPQVLDI; encoded by the coding sequence ATGAAAACTTTTACAGCTAAACCAGAAACCGTAAAACGCGACTGGTATGTTGTTGACGCGACCGGTAAAACTCTGGGCCGTCTGGCTACTGAACTGGCTCGTCGCCTGCGCGGTAAGCACAAAGCGGAATACACTCCGCACGTTGATACTGGTGATTACATCATCGTTCTGAACGCAGAAAAAGTTGCTGTAACCGGCAACAAGCGCGAAGACAAAATGTACTACCACCACACCGGCCACATCGGTGGTATCAAAGAAGCGACCTTTGAAGAGATGATTGCCCGCCGTCCTGAGCGTGTGATTGAAATCGCGGTTAAAGGCATGCTGCCAAAAGGCCCGCTGGGTCGTGCTATGTACCGTAAACTGAAAGTTTACGCTGGTAACGAGCACAACCACGCGGCACAGCAACCGCAAGTTCTTGACATCTAA
- the zapE gene encoding cell division protein ZapE, with protein sequence MQSLSPTSRYLLALKEGSHQPDDVQQEAVSRLDTIYRELQEKPVAAAPAGGGLRAKFSKLLGKREPAAEATAVRGLYMWGGVGRGKTWLMDMFYQSLPGERKQRLHFHRFMLRVHEELTTLQGHSDPLEIVADRFKAQTDVLCFDEFFVSDITDAMLLGGLMKALFSRGITLVATSNIPPDELYRNGLQRARFLPAIDAIKQHCDIMNVDAGIDYRLRTLTQAHLWLSPLNGETSQQMDKLWLALAGAKREQMPTLEINHRPLPTLGVENQTLAASFDTLCVDARSQHDYIALSRLFHTVMLFDVPVMTTHLESEARRFIALVDEFYERHVKLVVSAAVPLYEIYQGERLKFEFQRCLSRLQEMQSEEYLKQPHMP encoded by the coding sequence ATGCAAAGCCTGTCCCCAACATCGCGTTACCTTTTAGCTCTCAAAGAGGGCAGCCATCAACCCGACGACGTGCAACAAGAAGCGGTCAGTCGCCTCGATACCATCTATCGTGAACTGCAGGAAAAACCTGTAGCCGCAGCGCCTGCTGGCGGCGGGCTGCGGGCGAAATTCAGCAAACTGCTCGGCAAACGCGAACCGGCGGCGGAAGCGACCGCCGTACGCGGCCTGTATATGTGGGGCGGCGTTGGGCGCGGCAAAACCTGGCTGATGGATATGTTTTATCAAAGCCTGCCGGGCGAGCGTAAACAGCGCCTGCATTTCCATCGCTTTATGCTGCGCGTACACGAAGAGTTAACTACCTTGCAGGGGCATAGCGACCCGCTGGAGATCGTTGCCGATCGCTTTAAAGCGCAAACCGATGTGTTGTGCTTTGACGAGTTTTTTGTCTCCGACATCACCGATGCCATGCTGCTCGGCGGCTTAATGAAAGCGCTGTTCTCGCGTGGGATTACGCTGGTTGCTACCTCAAACATCCCGCCGGACGAGCTCTACCGCAATGGTCTGCAGCGTGCGCGTTTCCTGCCGGCGATAGACGCCATCAAACAGCATTGCGACATTATGAACGTCGATGCGGGGATTGATTACCGCCTGCGCACATTAACCCAGGCGCATCTGTGGCTGTCGCCGCTCAATGGCGAGACCAGCCAGCAAATGGATAAACTCTGGCTGGCGCTGGCGGGAGCCAAACGCGAGCAGATGCCGACGCTGGAAATTAACCACCGGCCGCTGCCGACGTTAGGCGTGGAAAACCAGACTTTGGCGGCGTCGTTCGACACGCTGTGCGTGGATGCGCGCAGCCAGCATGATTACATCGCGCTGTCACGCCTGTTCCATACCGTGATGTTGTTCGATGTGCCGGTGATGACGACGCATCTTGAGAGCGAAGCGCGGCGCTTTATCGCGCTGGTGGATGAATTCTACGAACGTCACGTAAAACTGGTGGTTAGCGCGGCGGTGCCGCTGTATGAGATCTATCAGGGCGAACGCTTGAAGTTTGAGTTCCAGCGCTGTTTATCGCGCCTGCAGGAAATGCAAAGCGAAGAGTATCTGAAACAACCGCACATGCCCTGA
- the zapG gene encoding Z-ring associated protein ZapG, translated as MTWEYALIGLVVGIIIGAVAMRFGNRKLRQQQALQFELEKNKAELEEYREELVSHFARSAELLDNMADDYRQLYQHMAKSSSSLLPDAMAEANPFRNRLAESEASNDQAPVQMPRDYSEGASGLLRGGAKRD; from the coding sequence ATGACCTGGGAATACGCGCTAATTGGATTAGTCGTCGGTATCATCATCGGTGCCGTCGCCATGCGTTTTGGTAACCGCAAATTGCGTCAGCAACAAGCGCTGCAGTTCGAACTGGAAAAGAATAAAGCAGAGCTTGAAGAGTATCGCGAAGAGCTGGTCAGCCATTTTGCGCGCAGCGCAGAACTGCTGGACAACATGGCGGATGACTACCGTCAGCTGTATCAGCACATGGCAAAAAGCTCCAGCAGCCTGCTGCCGGACGCGATGGCGGAAGCCAATCCGTTCCGCAATCGCCTGGCGGAGTCCGAAGCCAGCAACGATCAGGCGCCGGTACAGATGCCGCGCGATTATTCTGAAGGTGCATCCGGCCTACTGCGCGGTGGCGCGAAACGCGACTGA
- the degQ gene encoding serine endoprotease DegQ, producing MKKQTLLLSALALSIGLSLSVLPPAAASLPTQVPGQGALPSLAPMLEKVLPAVVSVQVEGTASPVQNMPEELKKYFGDNAPQEQAQPFEGLGSGVIIDAAKGYVLTNNHVISQAQKISIQLNDGREFDAKLVGSDEQSDIALLQVLKPSNLTQIAIADSDKLRVGDFAVAVGNPFGLGQTATSGIISALGRSGLNLEGLENFIQTDASINRGNSGGALLNLNGELIGINTAILAPGGGSIGIGFAIPSNMAKTLADQLIQYGEIKRGLLGIKGMEMSADIAKAMNINAQRGAFVSEVLANSGSAKAGIKSGDVIVSMNGKPLSSFAELRSRIATTAPGTKVKLGLLRDGKPLDVEVTLDKSTSSTASAELIIPALQGAALSDGQLKDGTKGVSIDNVDKGSAAAQVGLHKDDLIIGLNRQRVRSIAELRKVLETKPAVIALNVLRGNESIYLLLR from the coding sequence ATGAAGAAACAGACTTTGCTGTTGAGTGCGTTAGCGTTAAGCATTGGATTATCGTTGTCGGTCCTGCCTCCGGCGGCGGCATCGCTGCCGACCCAGGTTCCAGGCCAGGGCGCGCTACCGAGCCTCGCGCCGATGCTGGAAAAAGTATTGCCTGCGGTGGTCAGCGTGCAGGTAGAAGGCACCGCCTCGCCGGTGCAGAATATGCCGGAAGAGCTGAAAAAATACTTCGGCGACAACGCGCCGCAAGAGCAGGCGCAGCCGTTTGAAGGCCTCGGTTCAGGGGTGATTATCGACGCCGCCAAAGGCTATGTGCTGACCAACAACCACGTAATAAGCCAGGCGCAGAAAATCAGCATTCAGTTGAACGATGGCCGCGAGTTCGATGCCAAACTGGTCGGCAGCGATGAACAGAGCGATATAGCCCTGCTGCAGGTTTTAAAACCCAGCAATTTAACGCAAATCGCCATCGCGGATTCCGACAAGCTGCGCGTCGGCGATTTCGCCGTTGCCGTCGGCAACCCCTTCGGCCTCGGGCAAACCGCTACTTCCGGCATCATCTCCGCGCTGGGTCGTAGCGGCCTTAATCTCGAAGGGCTGGAAAACTTTATTCAGACCGATGCCTCAATTAACCGCGGCAACTCCGGCGGCGCGCTGCTGAATCTCAACGGCGAACTTATCGGCATTAATACCGCCATTCTGGCGCCGGGCGGCGGCAGCATCGGTATCGGCTTCGCCATCCCGAGCAACATGGCGAAGACCCTCGCCGATCAGCTTATTCAATACGGCGAAATCAAACGCGGCCTGCTGGGCATTAAAGGCATGGAAATGAGCGCGGATATCGCCAAAGCGATGAATATCAACGCTCAGCGTGGCGCCTTTGTAAGCGAAGTCCTGGCCAATTCAGGCTCCGCAAAAGCTGGGATTAAATCCGGTGACGTTATCGTCAGCATGAACGGCAAGCCGCTAAGCAGCTTCGCCGAGCTGCGCTCGCGTATCGCCACTACCGCCCCTGGCACAAAAGTAAAACTGGGGCTACTGCGCGACGGCAAACCGTTGGACGTCGAGGTCACGCTGGATAAGAGCACCTCCTCCACCGCCAGCGCCGAGCTGATTATCCCGGCCCTGCAGGGAGCGGCGCTAAGCGATGGCCAGTTAAAAGACGGCACTAAGGGCGTGAGCATCGATAACGTCGATAAAGGCAGCGCGGCGGCTCAGGTTGGCCTGCATAAAGACGATCTCATTATCGGCCTCAACCGCCAGCGCGTGCGTTCCATCGCCGAGCTACGTAAAGTGCTGGAAACCAAACCGGCCGTCATCGCGCTGAATGTGCTGCGCGGTAACGAAAGCATTTATCTGCTGCTACGCTGA
- the degS gene encoding outer membrane-stress sensor serine endopeptidase DegS, which yields MPGKLLRSVLIGLIVGGILLAAMPSLRQWQLSSATPSDTADESPASYNAAVRRAAPAVVNVYNRALNSTSHNQLTLGSGVIMDQRGYILTNKHVINDADQIIIALQDGRVFEALLVGSDTLTDLAVLKINASGGLPVIPINPKRVPHIGDVVLAIGNPYNLGQTITQGIISATGRIGLNPTGRQNFLQTDASINHGNSGGALVNSLGELMGINTLSFDKSNDGETPEGIGFAIPFQLATKIMDKLIRDGRVIRGYIGISGREIAPMHAQSGGMDQIQGIVVNDVAPDGPAAQAGIRANDVIISVNDKPAVSALETMDQVAEIRPGSEIPVVIMRDDKKITLHVAVQEYPATN from the coding sequence ATGCCAGGAAAGCTTTTACGTTCAGTCCTTATCGGTTTAATCGTCGGCGGCATCCTGCTGGCGGCGATGCCTTCGCTGCGCCAGTGGCAGCTCTCGTCGGCGACGCCGAGCGATACCGCTGACGAATCGCCCGCCAGCTATAATGCTGCGGTAAGACGCGCCGCGCCGGCGGTGGTCAACGTCTATAACCGCGCGCTGAACAGCACCAGCCATAACCAGCTGACGCTCGGCTCCGGCGTTATCATGGACCAACGCGGATATATCCTCACCAACAAGCACGTCATCAACGATGCCGATCAGATAATCATCGCCTTGCAGGATGGACGGGTATTTGAAGCCCTGTTGGTCGGTTCCGATACCCTGACTGACCTGGCGGTGCTCAAAATAAACGCCAGCGGCGGCCTGCCGGTTATCCCGATTAACCCGAAACGCGTTCCACATATCGGCGATGTGGTACTGGCGATAGGCAACCCGTATAACCTTGGGCAAACCATCACCCAGGGTATCATCAGCGCGACCGGTCGTATCGGCCTGAACCCCACCGGGCGACAGAATTTCCTGCAAACCGACGCCTCTATCAACCACGGCAACTCCGGCGGCGCGCTGGTCAACTCGCTGGGTGAACTGATGGGTATTAACACCCTGTCGTTTGATAAGAGCAATGACGGCGAAACGCCGGAAGGGATCGGCTTTGCCATCCCGTTCCAGCTGGCGACCAAAATCATGGATAAACTGATCCGCGACGGCCGGGTGATCCGCGGTTACATCGGGATCAGCGGCCGCGAGATCGCGCCGATGCATGCGCAGAGCGGCGGCATGGATCAGATCCAGGGGATCGTCGTTAATGACGTCGCACCTGACGGCCCAGCGGCGCAGGCCGGGATCCGCGCCAATGATGTGATCATCTCGGTGAACGATAAACCAGCGGTTTCGGCGCTGGAAACCATGGACCAGGTCGCAGAAATTCGCCCGGGTTCAGAAATCCCGGTGGTCATCATGCGTGATGATAAGAAAATCACCCTGCACGTGGCGGTACAAGAATATCCGGCGACAAATTAA